From the genome of Gemmatimonadaceae bacterium:
TTCCGGTGGTCAGCGTGCGTTCGCCCACCCGCACCAGACGCACCAGTGGCGTTGCACGACAAGGACACGCCTGGTGGTGCGCCCACCAACGGGCCGCGGACCGCCCGGCATCGATCGGCGCCCATCGCACCTCCGGCCCCGGACGGTGTATCTTTCTTCATTCGAGTTCCCCCCGGCCCGCTGGCGGCCGGGCCCTGACGAGACTTTCCGGTACGGAAGGAACGACCCGTGCGCGACACAGCACATAGCAAGCCGACGACGCGACCCCGCTGGCGGCGGATCGCAAAGCGAACGGGCATTTCTGCGCTGGTGGCAGTTCTCGCCTTGGGCGCCTACTTGGGCTCCCTCCAGCTCACCGGAAACATCCACACCGTGCAGGCGGGCGAGGTCTATCGCTCCGCTCAACTCGACAGCAGCCAGTTCTCGCGGGTCATCCGGACGGACGGCATCAAGTCGATTCTCAACCTCCGGGGCCCGCACCCCCAATCGGGGTGGTACGAGACCGAGGTTGCCGTCGCTGGCCGCCTCGATGTCGCTCATTATGATTATGGTATATCCGCCGAGCGTCCCGTGACGCCCGAGCAGATCGCCGATCTCCTGAAGATTCTCCGCACGGCCCCGAAGCCCATCCTCGTCCACTGCCAGGGCGGCGCGGACCGGTCGGGACTGGTCTCGGCGCTCTACGAACTCGTCATCGAAGGCGTGAGCCCCGCGCAGGCCGCGGCGCAACTCTCCCTACGCTACGGCCACTTTCCCTACCTCGGCAGCAAGACCAACGCGATGGACCACACCTTCTGGGACTACGTGGATCAGCATCAGACCGTCGGGGTTGTTCGCTGACCCTTGGTCTCTGATCGCTCAGGACTCGTCTCGCCCGTCATCCAGCGCGACGGCCTACGCGCGGGACGACTGATCAGGTGGGAGGTCGGAGACCTGAATCCGGTCCTCGACCCCTACCACAGATCCGCAAAACCAAATGTCCACCGCACCGCAATGGTTGCGTGGCCGTGCGTGAGTCCCCCGCCGCCAGCCAACGCCGGTTGCTGCACGATGAGCGGTGCATCCAGCCGGAATGTCACGTCGCGATCGTACAGGCGCCCGCGCAGCGCCAATCCCACGCCGGCGTCGGCCAGGAACGACCCGTTCAACTGATACGTATCGGACGAGGCAAAGCCGGCGTCCCCGAACAGCGAGCCCCAGAGCGACAGTTCGCTGAACACCTGGGTCGCCAACCGCTGCGATAGTTCCCCGTTCGCGGCTACGATCCGCTTGGCCGTGAGCGCCTGATCGTAGCCGCGCAGCCCAGCGCCCCCCAGCGGCAGATAGTTCAGCCCCGGCCGCGTGAGAATCGATCCGTTGGGCCGGTACCAGTCGTTCTCGAAGTTGGCGAGCGGATCGGTCGCCGACACATGCAAGGCCCGCTGGGCGGGCGGGTCGTTGCTGAGACCGCCGTACAGCCGCAACGCCAGGCGCTCGTCGCCGGCATCCCACGTGTTCATGCTCCCGACCGCCAGTTCGACGCGCCCGTACGCGCTGGAAGCCCCTGCGAGCGTCGGCGTCGCGCCCTCGCCCAGGAAGCCGATTTGCGGTCCCTGCCCCGGGCTCGCGGGCGTGACCGGCCGATAGAGGTACCGGTCGCTCGGTAGCGGCGAGAACCCCAATGCAACGTCGGCCACGACCGACACGTCCCCGTCTCCCGCGTCAAACGCCGCCGCCGGCGCGCGCAGGCTGAACGCGCCGTTCACCTCGGTGAGCGACCGTCGCTCCCAGTAGGCCGGCACCATCGCCTGGTCATAGATGTAGGCGCCCACGGCGCCCAGCGTCGCCGACATGCGCGGGCCGCGGGCCGTCCAGAGCGTGCTCAGGTCCCAGGTCTGGGCGAGGTCCAGCTTGGCGATGCCGTCGAGGAGCGCGCCGCCACCCTTCAATCCCATCAGCGGACGATCGGCATCGGGGATATATGGATTTTCGAATCGCAACCACCCCTGCACGCGACTGATGCCCACGGGGACCGCGCCGGAGGCCGTCGCCCTCGATGCGCTCGTCACCGCGAGCCCGAAGTCGTACCGGTCCACCAGGTTCAGGTAGCTGGTCCGCGCTCGCATCCCCAGCGTCAGCGCCCCGGTCTCGGAATACCAGACCAGCGGTGACAGGGCCACGAGGGAGTGATCGCGGCTGGCCTGGTCCAGGAATGGCCAGTCGAACACCGCCTGCGCGCCACTCAGCCCGAACAGCGCTGGGCCCACCACGTCGTTCCGCCGGTCCCAATCGTACGTGGTGTGCCACGGGTCGAGCCGCACCTCGAGCGGTTTGCCCGCCGTCGTGATCGAGACCGTCTGCTCGTCGGGCGCGTGGGCGCCTCGCGCGATCGTCCACCCGCTGTCGGTCCGCACCCCCACCGGCATCGGGTGCTCGTACGCGCCGCGGCGCACGATCGTGGCCTGTGTGAGCCACCGGCCGTCCGGCTGCTGCGAGGTGGTGGCCTCCGTGAGCGCGTAGTCCACGAGGCCCACGCGGTGTACCCATTCGTCGAAGAACCAGTCCAGCTTCCGCCCAGACACCCGTTCGGCCGATGCCTCCATCGCCCGTTCGTCCACGTGCTTCAGTGCCCACCGATTGTAATAGTCGTGGAAGAACGCCTGGAACACGCTGTCGCCCAGCACGTCGCGCAGCTGCGAGTACATGAGTTCGCCACGGGTGTAGATCATGGCGTTGTACGTGCCGAAGTCACGGAAATCGTAGGCCGGGGTCCCGATGGGCTGGGTGTGCCCCTCGATATCGCGCTGCACCATGCCAAGTCCGCGCGCCTGCTCCGGCGACATCGTGGTGGCGTACGCGCGATAGCCCACGCCCAGCAGCGGCGGCATGGGCGGGCCCAGCTGGGCCAGTTGCTGCGGCGTCTGCCCCAGCGCCCACGACGTCTGGTACGACGTCAGCCCCTCGTCCATCCACCCCGAGCGCCACTCGTTGTTGGCCAGGATGCCGTACGTGAACTGATGCCCCGTCTCGTGCAGGATGAGCGGCAGCCCGTCGCTCCCGTCCATGATCATCATTGGGAACTCGGTGCCGCCCCCCTCCAGCCGGTGCAGGTTCGTGAACGTCGGCCAGGCGTAGGGGCCCCAGATCTTTTCCAGCCAGGCCAGCGCCTGGATGGACCGCCGCACGGCGATACCGTTTCCCCATGTAGAATCATCGCCGGGACGGTACAGGACATTCACGGCCACTGTGTCCCATGTCTTGAAGTGGGTGCGCGGCACCCGCCGCACGAAGATCCCGCCTTCATATCGGTAGTCCGGCGACACCGACCACGCGAAATGGTGTACGTTGCGCGCGAAGAAGCGCACCGCCTTGTCCCCCTCCGGCAGCGCTGCCTCGGGCGCCGGTGGCACACTGTCATAGGCCTCGCGCGGGATGTACAACGTGCCCCACCGCTTCACCCTCTCCCACCCCGGATCTCCCGCCACCGGCACCCCCGTGGCGCCGATCACCTGGTCCGCCGCCACCACCAACGTCACGTCATACGTGCCGAACTCGCCGTAGAGTTCACCCGACGGCACGAACGGATTCGGCTCCCACCCGCCGCGATCGTACACGGCCACTTTGGGATACCACTGTGCGAAATCATAGCTCCGCCCCTTTCGCCCCTGGCGCCTGAGCACGGTGGACGGCCGCGCATCCCACTGCAGATGCACGCGGATCGAATCGCCCGGCGCCACCGGATGCGGGAGGGCGAAGTGCGCCACCGTGCTGTCGCTCGCGCCGGGGTAGTCCGGCGCCACCGGCACACCGTCGAACGTCGGCACGGCCGTGAATCGCTCGTAGCCAAAGTCCGGGTTCTGCAGGTCCTGGAACCGCACGCGCCCCTCGCGCTCGTCCACCGCGCTCCACTTGGATCCCGGACGAAACGCGTTCAGGTACTGGTGGAAGTACATCTCGTGCAGGGTATCGGGCGAGTGGTTCACATACGTCAGGTCGGCCACCCCGTGCACCACGTGGGCCGCTTCGTCCAGCGTGGCCACGATCTGGTAATGCACGTGTTGCTGCCAGTAGCCGACGGTGTCACCCGACGCGGGCGTCGTGTTGGCGCCCTGCTGGAAGGCGAGCAGGAGGGCACAGAGGGCGGTGGTCGTCATGATCCTTTAATCAAGAGCCTCTGGACGAGTCGCGGAATCTCGGTAATAGTAGACGGGAGAAATGTACTCCACCTGCATCTTCTGTCACGCGCCGCTGGGCGACAACGACGCCATCGAGCACTTCCCGGTGGGGCGACGGCTCGCGTTCGACGCCGACAAGGGACGCCTGTGGGTGATCTGCGGCAGCTGCGCGCGCTGGAACCTCACCCCGCTCGACGAGCGATGGGAAGCGATCGAGGAGGCCGAGCGCATCTTTCGCGCCACCCGGATGCGTGTGACGACGCAGAACATCGGCCTCGCCCGGCTGGCGAGCGGCGTACAGCTCGTCCGCATCGGCAACCCACTGCGTCCCGAATTCGCCGCCTGGCGTTATGGCTCGCGGTTTGCTCGCCGGCGGCTCAACGTCCAGCTGGCGACGAGCCTCACGGCAGCGGCCGCGGGCATCGCCGGCATCGCGCTGGCCCCGGTACTCGTCCCAGCGCTCGTCACGAGCACGATGTCCATCGTCGCCTTTCCCGGCTTCACGACCATCGCCGGCGCGATCCCCGTGATCGGAGCACTCGCTGCCCGCGACTACCTCCTCGACGATCGTGTGGTGGCCCGGTTCCGGAAAGGCAGGCGGGTGCTCACGGTGCGCGCACGCCACACGCGCGACGCTGAGTTCCACGTCGCCGGCGACTACCCCACGCTGCGCCTGCCCCACGAGGACGGCTGGACGTATTTCGACGGCGGCGAGGCGCTGCACCTGGCCACCGTGCTGCTGGCCGGCGCTAACCGGTTCGGTGGGTCGAACGTCCGCGTGGGCGACGCGGTAGCCCGCATCGAGCGGGCGGGTGACGCATCCAATTTTCTCCGCGAGGCGTCGCGGGCCGTGGAGTGGCGTGAAGGCCGCGTGATGTCGGTGCTCAACAGCCTGCGCGGCTTCGGCGCGCTCCACCTCTCACCCACTGAATGCCTGGCCCTCGAGATGGCCATGCACGAGGAATCCGAGCGCCGGGCCCTGGAAGGCGAGCTTGATCTCCTGGCCGACGCGTGGCGCGAGGCCGAGCAGATCGCCGCCATCGCCGACAACCTGCTCACTCCCAGCGGATTCGAGGCGCTCAGCCGTTTGCGCCCATCGGAGGGGTAGGACCGGCGGGGCCGCGGCCCCCGCAAACGAGAACGGCTCCGGGTCAGGAACCCCGGAGCCGCCCTCCCCACGTCCGACGGTCACGGTCGCCGCCCGGCCCATCCGGCCTATCGCCGATCGGGCTGGGGCGCCGCCACCACGGTGATCTGGTCGCCGTTCCCGGCCTTCCACTCGCCGGCGTGCTTCACGTACAGATCCAGCCACGCCGTCCACCGCGCCCACTGGTCGAGCACCGTCTCGCGGATCAGCGGCCCGTGGTCTTCATATGGATACATATATAGAGCCGCGGTCTTCCCGAGCGCCCGGAAGGCCTGCATCATCCGGATTGAACTGATCGGGTCGGTGCCCACGTTCTGGTCCTCGCTCGAGTGGTACATGAGCACCGCGCCCTGCACCTTGTCGGCGTAGAAGAACGGCGACATCTCCTCGTAGGTCTTCTGCGCCTCCCAGAAGCTGCGCCGCTCGTTCTGGAAGCCGTTGGGCGTGAGCGAGCGGTTGTACATGCCGTCGCCCGCGATCCCCGCCTTGAAGAACGGCGTGTGCGCCAATGCGTTCATCGTGCTGAACGCTCCGTAGCTGTGACCGCCAATGCCCAGCCGCGAACGGTCGATGTAGCCATCCTTGTCCAGCGCGTCGATCACCGCCGAGAGATCCATCACCAGGTCGGAAACGTAGTTGTCGTTCATCCGCCCTTCGGCGCCCACGATCGGCGGGTCGAAGTCCACCACCGCGTAGCCCTGCGTCACCAGATACTCGATCGTTCTCGGCGCGGCCACGGGGAATTGATTCACGTTCTCCATCCGCAGCGTGTGGTCGTATTCCGTTTGGCTGGTGTACTCGTAGGGATAGAACCAGAACATCCCCGGCAGTCGAGTACCATCCTTGTAGCCGTCGGGCAGCGTCAGGTTCACCACGAAGTGGAATCCGTCGGCTCGCGTCACCTCGACGCGTTTGCGCACCGCGCTCGTGAACTCCGGCGTGTAGTCCTTGTTGTCCGTGAGTCTGGTGAGCTGCCCGCCTTGCCGCGTCCACAGGTAGTCGTCGGGCACCTGTGTCTTCGTCTCCCGCATCACCACCGCCCGCGCGAAGTCGTCGTCGAGCGGCGCCACGATCGTCTCCCACGCGTCGCTCGGCCCTTCGAAAACCCGGACTTTTTCGCCGCCCGCGATCGGGTACCGGTCCACGAACGTGCGCGGCGCGGTCTGGAGGAAATCCTTGGCATACTGGGTCCCCTGCAGATAGATCCCACCGTCCGGAGACTCCATCGCCACTTCTCCACCTTGCGTGCCGCGGCGCAGCAGCATCGCGCCTGGATTGTTGTAGAACGCCGCGTCATCGACTCCACCGCGACCGCCGCCCCCGCCGAATCCGCGTCCGCGCCGTCCCGAGTTGAAGGTCGGCGTGAAGTCGCGTTGGTGGATGATCAGGTGCTTCTGGCCGGGCGCGGCGAGGTTCACCGCAAAGATTTCGCCCTGGCCGCTCACTGTCTGACCGATGAACAGCGTCTTGGCGTCGTCGCTCCATGCAAGCTGGCTGATCGCCCGGTCATTCGTGTAGACCACCTTGGCATCATGCGGGCCGAACGGCGGCATCCACTCCACGACCCGCTCGGGACGGCTCGCCACGGCACCACCGCGGCCACCGCGCCCGCCCCCACCACCACCCATGCCGCGCCCCGCGCCGCTCGCGGAATCGCCCTCCGAGGCCACAGACTCCACGTAGTACATCCCGGCGCCCGCCGGCATCCAGTCCAGGAATTTCTTGCCCGGTGGGCCGTTGGCCCCGCCGCGGCCGCCGAATCCGGCGCCGGCCTGCGTGGTGTCCGGGCCCTCGCGCAGCGGACGATCCCACAACTCGACCACCGTCTTGCCTGTGGCGTCCCACAGTTGCTCCCTGGTGCCGAAGCTCGAATACTGCACGACGTACGAGAACGGCCGCTGCATGGTCGTCACGCGGAAGTACTGGCCGTCGGGCGACACGTCCACCGACTCGAACATTCCCGGCGCGCCGATCCTGCGGAACGCGTGCGTCTTCACGTTCACCACCGCCAGTTGCCCGGTCACGTAGTACTGCATCAGGTCCTTGTCGTACGGCTCGTCGAGCAGGCTGGCGAAATTCCGCTGCGGCGATTTCACGCCGTCCTGCCACTCCCGAACCAGCGGCCCCGTGGCGACCTCTGGCATCCGGGGCTCCGGTCCGCGCGCGTCGGGCACGAACACCGCAACCACTCCGCTGCCGTCGGCTGTCCAATCGATGCTCGTGACTAGCGTGGCAAGCAGGGGGGACTTCGACACCTGCATCGACTTCCCGGTGGCGGCGTCGGCCACGTACACGTACGAGCCGTCGTCGAAGTCGGCGATGTAGGCCACCTGCCTGCCATCGGGCGACCAAACGGGCCCGCTCACGGCAGCGCCGTTGGGAAGCTGCACGGCCGTGCGCTTGCCCGTGGTGGCATCGACAATCGACAGCCCCGCCGACGCCCGCGTGGTGAGTGCCCGGGCGCGGTTGGCCTTGGGGTCCACCTGCAGCCCGCCAAAGTAGTAGTGGAACTTTCCGAACGCGTTCAGGTCGCCCATCCCGGGGCCTTCCAGGTCGAGAAAGTGCGTCCGGTCGGGGCTCAGAGCCGTGAGCGATACGTTCTGGTAGCGCGGTGCTGCAACCAGCTTCTCGATCTCGGGGGGCGGCGTGACGTACGTCTCCTTGGCCAGGAGCGCGCGATCGGCCGCGATCTGTCGGGCAAGGTCCTGTCGCTGCGCGTGGAGAATCTGTGCCGTGAACACCACGGCGAGCAGGCCGCGGGGGACGACGCGGCGGAGGCGGAAAGAGGAGAGCCGGGCCATCGGGACCTCGACGGGATGCGGGGGGAAGCGTGGAGGGAGAACGGAGACCGCTTGCAGACACTACGTGGCCGTTTC
Proteins encoded in this window:
- a CDS encoding prolyl oligopeptidase family serine peptidase, giving the protein MARLSSFRLRRVVPRGLLAVVFTAQILHAQRQDLARQIAADRALLAKETYVTPPPEIEKLVAAPRYQNVSLTALSPDRTHFLDLEGPGMGDLNAFGKFHYYFGGLQVDPKANRARALTTRASAGLSIVDATTGKRTAVQLPNGAAVSGPVWSPDGRQVAYIADFDDGSYVYVADAATGKSMQVSKSPLLATLVTSIDWTADGSGVVAVFVPDARGPEPRMPEVATGPLVREWQDGVKSPQRNFASLLDEPYDKDLMQYYVTGQLAVVNVKTHAFRRIGAPGMFESVDVSPDGQYFRVTTMQRPFSYVVQYSSFGTREQLWDATGKTVVELWDRPLREGPDTTQAGAGFGGRGGANGPPGKKFLDWMPAGAGMYYVESVASEGDSASGAGRGMGGGGGGRGGRGGAVASRPERVVEWMPPFGPHDAKVVYTNDRAISQLAWSDDAKTLFIGQTVSGQGEIFAVNLAAPGQKHLIIHQRDFTPTFNSGRRGRGFGGGGGRGGVDDAAFYNNPGAMLLRRGTQGGEVAMESPDGGIYLQGTQYAKDFLQTAPRTFVDRYPIAGGEKVRVFEGPSDAWETIVAPLDDDFARAVVMRETKTQVPDDYLWTRQGGQLTRLTDNKDYTPEFTSAVRKRVEVTRADGFHFVVNLTLPDGYKDGTRLPGMFWFYPYEYTSQTEYDHTLRMENVNQFPVAAPRTIEYLVTQGYAVVDFDPPIVGAEGRMNDNYVSDLVMDLSAVIDALDKDGYIDRSRLGIGGHSYGAFSTMNALAHTPFFKAGIAGDGMYNRSLTPNGFQNERRSFWEAQKTYEEMSPFFYADKVQGAVLMYHSSEDQNVGTDPISSIRMMQAFRALGKTAALYMYPYEDHGPLIRETVLDQWARWTAWLDLYVKHAGEWKAGNGDQITVVAAPQPDRR
- a CDS encoding tyrosine-protein phosphatase — encoded protein: MAVLALGAYLGSLQLTGNIHTVQAGEVYRSAQLDSSQFSRVIRTDGIKSILNLRGPHPQSGWYETEVAVAGRLDVAHYDYGISAERPVTPEQIADLLKILRTAPKPILVHCQGGADRSGLVSALYELVIEGVSPAQAAAQLSLRYGHFPYLGSKTNAMDHTFWDYVDQHQTVGVVR
- a CDS encoding M1 family metallopeptidase, encoding MTTTALCALLLAFQQGANTTPASGDTVGYWQQHVHYQIVATLDEAAHVVHGVADLTYVNHSPDTLHEMYFHQYLNAFRPGSKWSAVDEREGRVRFQDLQNPDFGYERFTAVPTFDGVPVAPDYPGASDSTVAHFALPHPVAPGDSIRVHLQWDARPSTVLRRQGRKGRSYDFAQWYPKVAVYDRGGWEPNPFVPSGELYGEFGTYDVTLVVAADQVIGATGVPVAGDPGWERVKRWGTLYIPREAYDSVPPAPEAALPEGDKAVRFFARNVHHFAWSVSPDYRYEGGIFVRRVPRTHFKTWDTVAVNVLYRPGDDSTWGNGIAVRRSIQALAWLEKIWGPYAWPTFTNLHRLEGGGTEFPMMIMDGSDGLPLILHETGHQFTYGILANNEWRSGWMDEGLTSYQTSWALGQTPQQLAQLGPPMPPLLGVGYRAYATTMSPEQARGLGMVQRDIEGHTQPIGTPAYDFRDFGTYNAMIYTRGELMYSQLRDVLGDSVFQAFFHDYYNRWALKHVDERAMEASAERVSGRKLDWFFDEWVHRVGLVDYALTEATTSQQPDGRWLTQATIVRRGAYEHPMPVGVRTDSGWTIARGAHAPDEQTVSITTAGKPLEVRLDPWHTTYDWDRRNDVVGPALFGLSGAQAVFDWPFLDQASRDHSLVALSPLVWYSETGALTLGMRARTSYLNLVDRYDFGLAVTSASRATASGAVPVGISRVQGWLRFENPYIPDADRPLMGLKGGGALLDGIAKLDLAQTWDLSTLWTARGPRMSATLGAVGAYIYDQAMVPAYWERRSLTEVNGAFSLRAPAAAFDAGDGDVSVVADVALGFSPLPSDRYLYRPVTPASPGQGPQIGFLGEGATPTLAGASSAYGRVELAVGSMNTWDAGDERLALRLYGGLSNDPPAQRALHVSATDPLANFENDWYRPNGSILTRPGLNYLPLGGAGLRGYDQALTAKRIVAANGELSQRLATQVFSELSLWGSLFGDAGFASSDTYQLNGSFLADAGVGLALRGRLYDRDVTFRLDAPLIVQQPALAGGGGLTHGHATIAVRWTFGFADLW